One part of the Solea solea chromosome 1, fSolSol10.1, whole genome shotgun sequence genome encodes these proteins:
- the LOC131455609 gene encoding major facilitator superfamily domain-containing protein 12-like, whose protein sequence is MADTQRTLSAFRRLSYSVGHVLNDLCASMWFTYLLVFYHTVLGFQNTNAGFLLLVGQVADAISTPLVGYESDKSPGCGNYGKRKTWHLVGTLSVLVSFAFIFNQCLGCDLYTPQWVSLIYFIPFIVVFQFGWAATQISHLSLIPELVTCEHAKVELTAYRYAFTVIANITVYAVAYLLFHVQANGDDELGPQDIPIFRNLALIVLGVGAVFSVFFHLGTTESRPETAGYERGGEEEEEEEGEQRPLLPRPKTSSSLLQWKCWLQQPSFYQVALLYMSTRLMVNLSQTYIAMYLVNTLGLPKNFIATIPLVMYLSGFLSSFIMKPVTKLIGKCLTYFLGLLLIMVFSYWVLLDDRMDQRVYGAAALLGVGSATILVISLSMTAELIADQTQSGAFVYGAMSFTDKVANGVAVMIIQTLHPCHTVVCCPDCVWFYHYVMVIVTGGVAVVAAVALCTIFIWPIRIRPRGVSDVSDNQAARIN, encoded by the exons ATGGCGGACACGCAGAGGACTCTGTCCGCCTTCAGGCGGCTCAGCTACTCGGTGGGACATGTCCTCAACGACCTGTGTGCGTCTATGTGGTTCACGTACCTGCTGGTGTTCTACCACACAGTGCTGGGATTCCAGAACACCAACGCAG gtttccTGCTGCTGGTTGGTCAGGTGGCTGATGCCATCTCCACTCCTCTGGTCGGATACGAGTCTGACAAAAGCCCCGGCTGTGGAAACTACGGCAAGAGGAAAACATGGCACCTCGTgg GCACACTGAGCGTGTTGGTGTCCTTTGCCTTCATCTTTAATCAGTGTCTGGGCTGCGACCTCTACACTCCTCAGTGGGTCAGCCTCATCTACTTCATTCCGTTCATCGTTGTCTTCCAGTTTGGCTGGGCAGCTACGCAGATCTCCCACCTGTCTCTCATTCCGGAGCTGGTCACATGTGAACACGCTAAAGTAGAGCTCACTGCATACAG atACGCGTTCACCGTGATCGCCAACATCACCGTGTACGCCGTGGCCTACCTGCTGTTCCATGTGCAGGCCAATGGCGATGATGAACTGGGACCACAAGACATCCCCATCTTCAGG AACCTGGCGCTGATTGTGCTGGGCGTGGGTGCAGTGTTCTCCGTCTTCTTCCACTTGGGAACCACAGAGTCGCGGCCTGAGACTGCAGGatatgagagaggaggagaagaagaagaagaagaagaaggggagcAGAGGCCTCTTCTTCCTCGCCCTAAGACGTCCTCGTCTCTCCTGCAGTGGAAGTGTTGGCTGCAGCAGCCGTCATTCTACCAG gtggCCTTACTCTACATGTCCACCAGATTAATGGTGAATCTTTCTCAGACCTACATTGCAATGTATCTCGTCAACACTCTGGGTCTGCccaag aactTCATAGCAACAATCCCGTTAGTCATGTACCTGAGCGGCTTCCTGTCCTCCTTCATCATGAAGCCTGTCACCAAACTGATAGGAAAATGT CTCACCTACTTCTTGGGCCTGCTGCTGATCATGGTCTTCTCCTACTGGGTGCTGCTGGACGACCGCATGGATCAGCGGGTGTACGGGGCGGCTGCCCTGCTGGGCGTCGGCTCGGCCACCATCCTGGTCATATCGCTCTCCATGACCGCTGAGCTCATCGCCGACCagact CAAAGCGGAGCCTTTGTTTACGGAGCCATGAGTTTCACAGACAAGGTGGCAAACGGAGTGGCAGTGATGATCATCCAGACACTGCATCCCTGCCA tacTGTGGTGTGTTGTCCAGACTGTGTGTGGTTCTATCACTATGTCATGGTCATAGTGACCGGAGGCGTGGCTGTTGTCGCAGCGGTGGCCCTCTGCACCATCTTCATCTGGCCAATCAGGATCAGACCAC gtggtgtATCAGATGTCTCTGATAATCAAGCTGCCAGGATCAACTAA